CGCCGGAGCCAGCCCGCAGCTCCGGCAGAGCGCCGTGGCGCAGGCCAGCCGCCTGACCGACCTGCAGCTGCCGGGCAGCGCATCAGCGCAGACGCGGGGCGCCGTCCGCGTGGCCTTTGGGGACGCCTTCGGGGACGTGGCCCTGGCCTGCGGAGCGCTGGGGGTGCTGGGCGGCGTGGCCGGGTTCTTCTTTCTGGGGGGAACCCGGCCGGAAGACGCGGCGTGAGCGGCCCTCACGGACCGGGATCGATGTAGCGGGCCAGCTCGGCCGGGGTGTTCACGTTCCACAGCGCCTCCGACAGCCCTCCCACATGAACCGACTGTCCAGCCGGACAGGCCAGACGCAGCCGGCGTTCGCCCGCATCCAGCAGCGTCTGGATGTGCGGCAGCAGGTCACGGTGGTACAGCGCGGCGAGCGGCTGCGGGCGGCCCTCCGGGTCCAGCGGCAGCACGGCCCGGCTGTGGGGGGTGCGCGACGCGGCCAGCGCGGCCCAGAATGCCGGGGTCAGGCCGGGCAGGTCCACCCCCGTGAAGGCCAGCCAGCCGGGCGGCGCGTGCGTCAGGGCCGCTTCCAGGCCGGCCAGCGGCCCCTCGCCGGGGCGGGTGTCGGGTACCGTCTCCCAGCCCTCCAGGGCGTACTTCCCGGCCGGCGCGACGATCAGGCGCACGGAGCAGCCGCCCAGACTGTCGGCCACATGGCGCAGCAGCGGGCGGCCCCGCAGCACCGCCAGCGCCTTATCGGACCCGAAGCGGCTGGAGCGGCCCCCGGCAGTGATGGCCCCTGTGAAGTCGAAGAGCACCGGCAACACCCCCTACTCGCGGGGCCCGACCTGGCGCTCAAGCTGCCGCAGGGCCCAGGCGGTCAGGCGCGGCAGCGGGCGGCCATACGGCGGGTACAGAAAGCGCACCGGGGATGGGCTGGGCTCATGCAGAATGGCCCGCTCGTGGCTGAAGGTACGGAAGCCGTGTTCGCCGTGGTATTTGCCCATACCGCTGGGCCCCACGCCCCCGAAGGGCAGGTGCGGATTGATCAGATGAATAACGGTGCCGTTCACGACCATGCCGCCGCTGGTGGTTTCGCGGACCACCCGCCCGGTCACCGCCGGCTCGCCGGTAAACAGGTATAGCGCGAGCGGCGAATCCTGCCGCCGGATCAGGTCCAGCGCCCCGCCAAAATCGCGGTAGGTCAGCACCGGCAGCACCGGGCCAAACAGTTCCTCCTGCATCAGCGGCATCTCCGGCGTCACGTCGGCAACCACCGTGGGCGAGATAAAGCGCGCCTGCGGGTCGAAGTCGCCGCCGCGCACCACCCGCGCTCCCTGGGCCACGCTGTCGGCGGTCAGCTGCCTAAGCCGCCGCACGCTCTCGCCGTCCACCAGCCGGCCGTAGTCCGGTCCGGCGCGCAGCCACGCGTGGTCTCCGTAGCGCCGGGCGATCACGGCGTCGATTTCCAGCAGGAAGGCGGCGCACATGCGCTCGGGCAGCAGTACGTAATCCGGGGCCACACAGGTCTGCCCGGCGTTGAGCAGCTTGCCCCAGGCGATGCGCTCGGCGGCGTCCCTGAGGTTCGCGCTGTCGTGGATCAGGGCCGGGCTCTTGCCGCCCAGTTCCAGCGTCACGCTGGTCAGGTTCGGGGCGGCGGCGGCCATCACCCGGCGGCCCACCGCGCCGCTGCCGGTAAAGAAGATGTGGTCAAAGGGCAGGTCGGTCAGGGCCCGCGCCACCCCGGGACCACCCTCCAGTACCGCCACCAGCTTCGGCTCAAAGACGCTTTCCAGCAGCTCACGCAGGGCGCGGGCCGTGTGGGGAGCCTTCTCACTGGGCTTGAGGACCACCGTGTTGCCCGCCGCCAGACTGGCGACCAGCGGCGCCAGGGCCAGATTGACCGGGTAATTCCAGGGGCTCAGGATCAGCGTGACTCCGCGCGCCTGAAAGCGCACCTCGCTGCGGGTGCCCGGCAACATCAGCGGCGTGCCCACGCGGCGCGGGGCCATCCAGCGCCCCAGGCGGCGGAGGATGAACTGCGTCTCCTCCAGCACCGCATGGATCTCGCTGACCTCGGCCTCGGCGCGGCTCTTGCCCAGGTCGCGGGCCAGGGCGTCGGCCAGCCGTGCCCGCTGCGCCCGGATGGCGTCGTGCAGCCGCCGCAGGATGGCCTGCCGCTCGGGGGCAGTGGTCTGGGCGGCCTGCCAGCGCCACGCCCGCTGAGCGCCGAACACGGTCTGGATCTCCTGGGCCGAGGCCTCCCTCGGGGCAGGCGGCCCCGCACGGAACACTTCAGAAACGGGCGCTGCAGTACCGGTCGTCATGGGCAACCTCGCGGGAGGAGAAACGGGGAAAAGAGTGGACCCAGTATAGCTGGCCCGCCTGCGTCGGGATTCCCGTTAAGAGGAACATCACAAAGAAGCAGAGAAGACACTCACGGCGGCTGGCGGTGCTCAGACTGTGACCGAAAGACAATCCAGATTTGACGGAGGTTTCCCATGAACAAGATCCTGACCCTGCCCGCCCTGGCCCTCGCCCTCAGCGCCTGCACCATGATGTCGCCCGGCATGACCTACACGCTCTCCAAGCAGCCCGCGGGCATGGCGCTGAACTCCAGCGGCACCGTGATGCCCAAGATGGACGGCAGCATGGTGATGACCACCGCCAAGATCATGGGCCTGGCCCCCAACACCTACTACGTGGCGCACTACCACCTGCAGGGCACCCAGAGCACCAACCCCTGCGACAGTGGCGGCGCCCCGATCATGGCAAGCAAGCTCGTGGGCCAGACAGACGCCAGCGGCATGCTGATGCTCTCGGGCAGCGTGGCCAAGGCAGACGTCATGAACGCCACCTACTTCAACGTTCACACCGCCACCGGCCCCGACGGCACGCCCGCCGACGCCGGCGTAACCTGCACCGCCGTCAAGATGATGTAACCCCACGCGGACCTGCGGGTCCCCGCACGCGGCCCCGGCGTTCTGCCGGGGTTTTGTGCTGCCCTGACGTTCTGAGCGCCCGCTACCGGCCGGCGATCAGCGCCGCGCCGCTCAGCGCGAACACCACACCCAGCCACTGCGTCCCCCGCAGTCCCTCGCGCAGCACGGTGACCGCGAGCAGGGTGGTGAAAGCGGGGTACAGGCTGGAGAGCAGGGCCCCCACCGCCAGCCCACCCCCCTGCACCGCCAGCAGGTAGAACAGGTTGCCCAGCGTATCTCCCGGCGCGGAGGCGAGGATCAGCGCCGGGCCGCGCGGACGCAACCCGACCAGACGCGCGGCCAGCGGCACGGCGATCAGGGAACTGCTCAGGCGGGCTGCGCCGAGCACCCACAGCACACCGGGCGAGGTGGCCTGACCCAGCAGGGCGAAGAAGAAGCCGAAACCCAGCCCCGCGAGCAGGCCCAGCGGCACCCCCCCGGTGCCCCGTTCGCTGGGCGAGTACGCGAGCAGGCCGGTGCCCAGCAGCACCCCCAGCGCGCCCAGCCAGCCACCCCAGCCCAGAACCTCGCCCCCCAGCACGCCAAAGAGGACCGGCACCAGCGCCGAAAGTGCCCCCGTGCCCACCGACACTGCTCCCATCGGTCCCAGGGCCAGGGCGCGGTAGAAGGCGAGCACGGCGGCCAGACCGACCGCACCCGCCCCAGCTCCCCACCACAGGTCGCCCGCGGACGGCAACGGCTGCCCCAGCCCCACCGCGAGCAGCAGCATCACGGCGGCGCTGAGCGGGTGGGTCAGCGCCACCACCCGCAGCGGTGAGTCCCGGCGGCTCGCCACGCCCGACAGAAAATCGCCGACGCCGTACGTCAGCGCCGACAG
This Deinococcus aerophilus DNA region includes the following protein-coding sequences:
- the mobA gene encoding molybdenum cofactor guanylyltransferase, giving the protein MLPVLFDFTGAITAGGRSSRFGSDKALAVLRGRPLLRHVADSLGGCSVRLIVAPAGKYALEGWETVPDTRPGEGPLAGLEAALTHAPPGWLAFTGVDLPGLTPAFWAALAASRTPHSRAVLPLDPEGRPQPLAALYHRDLLPHIQTLLDAGERRLRLACPAGQSVHVGGLSEALWNVNTPAELARYIDPGP
- a CDS encoding aldehyde dehydrogenase family protein, with protein sequence MTTGTAAPVSEVFRAGPPAPREASAQEIQTVFGAQRAWRWQAAQTTAPERQAILRRLHDAIRAQRARLADALARDLGKSRAEAEVSEIHAVLEETQFILRRLGRWMAPRRVGTPLMLPGTRSEVRFQARGVTLILSPWNYPVNLALAPLVASLAAGNTVVLKPSEKAPHTARALRELLESVFEPKLVAVLEGGPGVARALTDLPFDHIFFTGSGAVGRRVMAAAAPNLTSVTLELGGKSPALIHDSANLRDAAERIAWGKLLNAGQTCVAPDYVLLPERMCAAFLLEIDAVIARRYGDHAWLRAGPDYGRLVDGESVRRLRQLTADSVAQGARVVRGGDFDPQARFISPTVVADVTPEMPLMQEELFGPVLPVLTYRDFGGALDLIRRQDSPLALYLFTGEPAVTGRVVRETTSGGMVVNGTVIHLINPHLPFGGVGPSGMGKYHGEHGFRTFSHERAILHEPSPSPVRFLYPPYGRPLPRLTAWALRQLERQVGPRE
- a CDS encoding superoxide dismutase → MNKILTLPALALALSACTMMSPGMTYTLSKQPAGMALNSSGTVMPKMDGSMVMTTAKIMGLAPNTYYVAHYHLQGTQSTNPCDSGGAPIMASKLVGQTDASGMLMLSGSVAKADVMNATYFNVHTATGPDGTPADAGVTCTAVKMM
- a CDS encoding DMT family transporter, encoding MSGLLSALTYGVGDFLSGVASRRDSPLRVVALTHPLSAAVMLLLAVGLGQPLPSAGDLWWGAGAGAVGLAAVLAFYRALALGPMGAVSVGTGALSALVPVLFGVLGGEVLGWGGWLGALGVLLGTGLLAYSPSERGTGGVPLGLLAGLGFGFFFALLGQATSPGVLWVLGAARLSSSLIAVPLAARLVGLRPRGPALILASAPGDTLGNLFYLLAVQGGGLAVGALLSSLYPAFTTLLAVTVLREGLRGTQWLGVVFALSGAALIAGR